The genomic interval AGTTTTCTCAGTTTTGGcctgcaatcccccccccccccccaatcctgcACCTCaggctttgcctgccagctaccacattttggcagcttccactatgccagctattgctgctattgcaatgtaaaatgttttttttccccgtgtcaggagcgacttgagaaactgcaagtcgcttctagtgtaagagaattggctgtctgcaaggacgttgctcgggTGTtgtaccatcctgtgggaggcttttctcatgtcactgcatgggaaatgagcagacatataggagctcaccctgctccccagattgcaactgccagtcagcagtcctgccagcactagggtttaacccattgcaccaccgggggctcctatatgtAAATTGATAGAAAGGTAGGCAATtatagtgtgaataatcaaaatttggttgctgttctggagggactctaatttttgcttatacagtagagtctcacttatccaacactcgcttatccaacattctggactatccaacgcatttttgtagtcaatgttttcaatatatcatgatattttggtgctaaattcgtaaatacagtaattactacatagcataactgtgtattgaactactttttctctcagatttgttatataacatgttttggtgcttaatttgtaaaatcataacctaatttaatgtttaataggcttttccttaatctctccttattatccaacatattcgcttatccaacgtgctgccagcccgtttacgttggataagcgagactctactgtaatagacttGGCAGGGGGCTTtgcttaaccagttaaaattcgtgTGTAAACCAATGCTTTTTTTTGTTTGACCTGGGAAATTTTGGggatggtttgaacccctaaagcaCCCCCTTGGGAACGGGCTTGTGTTTggattgttttgtgtgtgtgtgtcaggaatgctgcaagttgcttctggtgtgagagaattggccgtctgcaaggacgttgcccaggggacattgcccagatattttgatgtttttaccatccttctgggaggcttcttttatgtcaccgcatgaagctggagctgataaagggagctgtCTCCCCAgggtggattcgaaccggcaaccttcaggtcagcagcccaaccttcaagtcatcagtcctgcgaGCACAACGGTTCAATCCACTGCATCACTGGGGCCTCCTTTGTGCTTGGATGAAAAGGAGTCACGCAGGCGCCTGGGCTGCAACAGCCCGACCGCTAGGGGTCGCTGGAGAGCAGCGTGGTCTGAGCGCGGAGGGTGTCGCGGGGCGATGACGCACGTCCGTGGGCCTCAGCCTGGGGAGCGGGATGGCGCCCCGGTCGCGGCCTTGGCGTGAGGCGGCGACGGTGCTGCTGGCGGCCGGGGGCGGCGCTGGCGGGGCCTCTCCGCGCGGCTGCGACTACCGGGTGCTGCTCCTCCGCCGGAGCCCCCGCAGCGCCTTCATGCCGAGCGCGCACGTCTTCCCGGGCGGCGTGGCGGACGCGGCGGACTTCTCCCCGGAGTGGTGGACGGTGCTGCCGGGCCCGGCGCCGTTGTGCGGCCTCCGCCCGAAGAGAGGCCCAAGGGCGCCGCTCTTCGCCGCCGAGCGCCCCGAGCTGGGCCAGGCCttgcccggagacctggccttcCGCCTCTGCGCCATCCGGGAGACCTTCGAGGAGGCCGGCCTGCTCCTCCTGGCCGAGCCGGACCAGGCCCAAGCCGCCATCGAGGCCTTCTCATCTTCGGAAGGGCCGGCCCCGTGCGTGCTTCCCCCGGAGCGGCTCCCGCTGCCGGGCCCGGAGCTGGCCGAGTGGCGGCGGCGCGTGCAGAGGCAGCCGAGCCTCTTCCTGGCGCTGTGCCGGCGCCTGGGCCTCGTGCCCAACATCTGGGCCCTGAGCGAGTGGAGCAACTGGCTCACGCCCCGCGCCCTGGCCGGGAAGGGCGGGCGGAGGTACGACACCGCCTTCTTCCTCTGCTGCCTCGCCCACGCGGCCCCCGAGCACCCCCACGGCGCCCACGAGCCCGACGGAGACGGAGAGGTCACCGCCTGCCAGGTGAGAGACGTCCTGACAGGGTTGCTGGGGGGTTTTCAGGCAGTGTGGCCATGTGCCAGCATCTGTGGCAAGGTTTTATAAATGAAATCAAAATCTAGTTACCAGTGTTTAAAAGAGCACCagaatcaatctatatatataaaagggtaatgacatttcggcctaggacaaaacaacaaaactacacatcccagaaacactaagcttggcagcacaacccctcatccatgcctctactttcatacaacaaaaagctccagctactccagaaaacggccgggctttgagactgcaaggctattcactgctattccacctggccaacaaaggattcccataagccacagcaacgcatggccgggcaaagctagtacaatataataataataataataataataattattattattattatttttgtaccccgcctcccttctgtcaacctagcagttcgaaaacatgccaatgtgagtagaccaataggtactgctccggcgggaaggtaacggtgctccatgcagtcatgccagtggccacatgaccttggaggtgtctacagacaacgccggctcttcggcttagaaatggagatgaacaccaacccccagagtcagacatgactggacttgacatcaggggaaacctttaccttttaccccgcctccatctccccgtggggactcggggcggcttacaaatacagaaCAAAGTACAGTAACATCAAATACCAAACAACGCgcaaatgaattttttaaaaaaaaacataaataaaatgaccaccattaataaaacacaagttaaaatacagcaatagaatcatacaaatgagctgggcaaaagttcactaagtaagacttgtaaacatggtggaagttaaagtgctataagatcatagGGGGTGAACCCTGAGGCTAGTGCGGGAAGTTTATCATAAAAATGGGCAGTACAATATCTagtgtaattctatgattctaattcttcaaaaccagtggttcccaaactttttttgactagagaccactctccaacattaatgcaaaaaggtaaaggtacagattttccccctgacattaagtctagtcgtgtccgactctgtggattggtgctcatctccatttctaagccaaagagccagcgttgtccatagatgcctccaaggtcatgtggccagcatggctgcatggagcaccgttaccttcccgctggagtggtacatGTTGATCTACtcagttgcatgttttcgaacagctaggttggcagaagctggggctaacagcggaagcttaccccactccctggattgaaccgccgacctttcagtcagcaagttcagcagctaccAGGGGCCtttttacaaatcagtttttggccaactttagattgggtttggttatttggggtgccgattcagaaaattgcattggatagaccacatcagctctagtttctgatacagaacatatgccatccagtaatcgccatctgctcgcctacagaaaaccatattcaataatctagagttgatgtggtctttccaatgcaattttctgaatcggcgccccaaataaccccagaaaccgGCCTAAAAGAGAAGATACCAAGAAAAAAacttttggttgggctgtgctgTTATCTGTAGATTTTCTTAACGcttgtgtaaaaaaaaagaaggggaggttgaaaaaaatacaaaaagcagaaCGCGAGACCCAAGTAACTTTCCCTAAtggctgcaataataataattactttgggggactaaacagggtcttagaaagggctgctttccccttacaactgatgtgtggcaatgggagctaaaaacaacaacaataactttgggggattctccttttttctctcgTTCCCtggtgtctccttccttccttctctccctctctttcgcTCTCCTCCAATGACAACATGCGCACTCCTGCATGTGCGCAGTTACAGTTTTCTCCTGCATGTCTCGTGGACattattttaggtctcacggcccatgggttaggaaccactgttcAAAACAGAATGAACTCTGACTTTAAAGTGACCTCAGGGACACAGAATGCCGTTTTAAGCAAATAGGAAGATATTGTGTACCTTTAAGTCAATTCTAATCTATGGCAATCTTATCAGAgggtttcttggcaacatttattcagatgaagttttttttttcatttccttcctctaaagctgagagtAGGTGACTTGTCCAAACTCACCCAGTGATTTTCCATTGttgaaatacaattaaacaatcaaAATGATTTAAATATGTCTCATTTGGAACTACAGACTATGGAGATTATCTAAagcttctttctttttcagtgGTCCTCACCCTCAGAagcttttgaactgtttaagtcTCAAGACATCTGGATAGCACCACCACAGTTCTATGAGTTATGCAGACTTGGCAATTTCTCAACACTTCATGATCTGCACACTTTTGGCTCTGAGCGAGCTTTAGAAGGATGTGAACGCTGGATGCCTGTTGTGTTGGTTGCTTCAGACGGCCAGATACATATTTTACCAGGTAGATGAAATGGTGTTTGGTTAGTTATTTAAGTTGTGATAAGAGTTTATTTACTATCTTCaggtttattaataataataataataataaacttgatttataccccgccaccatctcaccGCGGGgaatcggggcggcttacatggggcaaagcccaaccAACATAATTAAACGAAAACAGTAGCataaatacatacacaatatacaaaagatacaaaagatttATGCATGTGTATTGATTGAGAGCCTGTGAAAAATAGTTTCAAACCACTTCTGAGACTTTACAAGCTTTCATCTTGCTACCTGAAGGCAAAATTACAAGAGGTACCTAGAATGAGGATAActaaaatattaatttatatataatttcttctctttttttaggTGATGAGCTATACCCAGAAGACCCTGATCTCACAGGAGAAAGGAAACCAGTTTTGACATCCAATAAAAAGATCGAAGAACTAATGAAAGGGGTGAAGAAACTTCATCGAATGGTGCTACGAGACCCTCGTAATATTAGTGTCCATGTGAACATCCaacaaaaatacaaacatatCAATCCACGACTTCTGGATTCTAAAAATGGAAATGGTGCAGACTGTAATAGCAAATTataatatttttctatattattctaGGTATTGGTATTACAAAAAtagttaatatatttttatatatgacaaCCCATATGGCAGCTCAGGGTGCTTGTGCCATTTTACTTAACATGCCTCAAGCTTGCTGCAAATGATATAGCCTTCATTTTTCTGCTAAATGTTTGTGCAAATGTGACAATTCTGGACCTTACTAATTTTAACTTAATTTATACATTTATGTATTGAGATCACTAAAGTGCCAGCATGGCAATATTTTGCCACAAACAAGGCCATACATCAGTATCGGGATAAGATGAAATAATTTAGTATCAAAATAGTTCAATATCTTAAACTACGCTAGTTTTTAACTCAAAGTATAGAGACACATCAGCTTGTTAAACTCACTGTGTTCGTTCACATTTGCTTTTAAGGATTCCGATCTTACAGATCCAGTTAAGTTCAATTGACTACTATTGATATAATACTCAGAAGTTCTACTTCTGAAACTGGAAAGCACTTTGATGGACATACGAACTTGTGTCATACTGTCCGGTTGTGACCTTATAAAGTGAATATTATTTCATgttatttgtgcaatatttttaaTTCCTGTATTTATTCAATATTTCAATTTCAGCAATGCCAAATTATATATATTGGAAAATTAGCCATTTGGCGTGACTCTTAATTTATTGTTTGCTTGAAcagttgtttaaaaataaatattaattttcaGTAACTTTTTTTTTCTATTGACTACTTTCGTCATTGTTAAAATGAGCTGAGTCGTGGTACACTTTTCTGAAGCTTACATTATTTCCAGATTAGGAATATAGCATGAATATATCCCAATAGCAATCCCAGTAACAACCACGTAGGGGCACCTCACCTATCAACAGCCAAAACAGTAACATcatggagggccacttcacctagcaacagtcaatCCGTGGCCTAGCATCAGCTTAACAAATAGCATCACGGAGAGCCACTTCACCTAGGAACCGTCAATCTAGTAATATCAGATAGGGTCACTTCACCTAACAGCCAAAACTAACATcatggagggccacttcaccttgcAAGTCAATCCATGGCTTAGCATCAGTAAAACATAGCATAACagtgggccacttcacctagtaatCAACCTAGTAATATTAgacagggccacttcacctaacagCCAAAACTAACAGcatggagggccacttcacctagcaagtcAATCCATGGCTTAGCATCAGTAAAACAAATAGCATAACagtgggccacttcacctagtaacAATCAACCTAGTAATATCAggcagggccacttcacctagcaacagccaaaccAGCAACACCACGGATGAGCACTTCACATAGCAAGTCAACCCAAATAATCAGAGAGGGGcactttacctagcaacagccaatccagtaacATCAGACAGGGTCACTCCACTTGAGATGCAGCGTTCTTACTAGCTTTGCCATCATCCTTCATCCCTTTCCCCGCGCTTTTCaccagggagagagaaagagattggcGAAAGTGGCGCTTTCCACCGCCAAGAATGCGGGGGGGATGTCTTAACCTTCCCCCTCTTCCTTTGTACCAAAAAGGACGCGAAGAACACCAGGAAAAGTGCTTTAGAAATTAGTATCCGTAGGAACAAGGCCTCggtgcctttttttttcttcaagcggGAAAGAAACGGACGGCCGTCACCGTCAATCCCCCCCCTCCCGGGTGAGAAGTGGTAGCGCCCGACTCCTAACAGGCTACTTACTTCAAGCGCGGGGAAAGAGGGAGTCATTGCGCATGCGTGCGTTGTGAGGGCAGCCTCCTCGTGCTGGACGAGACGCTGACATTCGGGCATTAGGGGCGGTTGGGGGCCACGCATGCGCACGAGGGACGGACGTTGGCAGGTAAGGGAGGGGGTGCTGTTTTTCCTTCTGAGGGGAAGAAACAAGTCCTTCAGAGCAGGAAAAGTTCCTAAATACGTTCCCACAGTTTGGAGAGATATTAATTCTACAGCTCCCAGGTGTGGTTCTGGGAATCCCATGTTCAAGAAAGGTTTATTTTCCAAACTTTCCCTCTTTTGAGGCGAAATAGGCCCACTTCAAGATAAATTTAGCATTCAGTTTCGTGTGAGGAAGGAGGTTTTAGCAATTACACCAAACTGGGaatatatatgtttttttctAGTCAAATTGAGggtttggttgctgtgagtcttccaggctgtgtggccatgttccagaagcattctctcctgacgtttcgcccacatctatggcaggtatcctcagaggttgtgagatctattggaaacgaggcaactggggtttatatatctgtgggaaagtccagacttttgtctgtttgtggcaagtgtgaatgttgcaattggccaccttgattagctttgaatagccgtgcagcttcaatgcctggctgcgtCCTGCCCGGGGGaaatctttgttgggaggtgttagctggctctgaacAGCAaatattatttacagtagagtctcgcttatccaacgtaaacaggccggcagaacgttggataagcgaatatgttggataataaggagagatcaaggaaaataataataataataataataatattttatttttgtaccccgccaccatcttcccagagggactcggggcggcttacagatataaaaccagcatacagtaatatcaaatacaagcctattaaacatcaaattaggttaggattttacaacttaagcaccaaaacatcatgttatacaacaaatttgacagaaaaagtagttcaatacacagtaatgctatgtagtaattactatatttacaaatttagcaccaaaatatcatgatgtattgaaaacattgactacaaaaatgtgttggataatccagaacgttggataagcgagtgttggataagtgagactctactgtattatttatttgctacatttatatgccgcccttctcaccccgcaggggactcagagcagcttacaaattaaatttacatacaatattatattattagcataggacaatactggtaataaattactatattatactgtatcaatatattgtaatattattagtaatattacatgtaaaatataatatataattaatattattatattgtattagtattatatcgtattattaaataaagaacaacactctgaaaacaggaattacagacatggatcaatcagaggcagctaacacctcccaacaaaggattccccccagcaggaatgaagcttgcaaggccattaatgctagtCAGGGTGATTGACGCTTCgaattgtgtgattttaactgttctTACTTGcgatgttttaaatgctatgggcTTGATCATGTTTAACACTGTGTTCAttgtttgtatattatattgtaaactgctttgggtcccctaggggaggaaggcagtatataaatgatgtaattaagtaattaattaattacaatattcacactggcctccaacagataagaattctttctctcaccctggaccttccacagataaataaacaaatcttccttgcttagttttccaatatacctcacaacctctgaggatgcctctcatagatgtgggtgaaacatcaggagataatgcttctggaatgtggccatacagcccagaaaatgcacaacaacccagtgattccagccatgaaagccttcgacaacacactggctCTGATCGTTTTttgactggaattcccctgttttggagt from Anolis carolinensis isolate JA03-04 unplaced genomic scaffold, rAnoCar3.1.pri scaffold_9, whole genome shotgun sequence carries:
- the nudt19 gene encoding acyl-coenzyme A diphosphatase NUDT19, translating into MAPRSRPWREAATVLLAAGGGAGGASPRGCDYRVLLLRRSPRSAFMPSAHVFPGGVADAADFSPEWWTVLPGPAPLCGLRPKRGPRAPLFAAERPELGQALPGDLAFRLCAIRETFEEAGLLLLAEPDQAQAAIEAFSSSEGPAPCVLPPERLPLPGPELAEWRRRVQRQPSLFLALCRRLGLVPNIWALSEWSNWLTPRALAGKGGRRYDTAFFLCCLAHAAPEHPHGAHEPDGDGEVTACQWSSPSEAFELFKSQDIWIAPPQFYELCRLGNFSTLHDLHTFGSERALEGCERWMPVVLVASDGQIHILPGDELYPEDPDLTGERKPVLTSNKKIEELMKGVKKLHRMVLRDPRNISVHVNIQQKYKHINPRLLDSKNGNGADCNSKL